A genomic segment from Thermoanaerobaculales bacterium encodes:
- a CDS encoding ExbD/TolR family protein codes for MAAKTSNELGDLAEINVTPLVDVMLVLLIIFIITAPMLVQGLTVNLPKQAAPALNAKSDEPLILTLTRDQVILLGDDPVHLKLLPDRLGAVLAGKPRPVYLKADENLPYGFVVSVLAVLDQVGVEQVGMVTQPEDR; via the coding sequence ATGGCAGCCAAGACATCCAACGAACTGGGAGATCTCGCGGAGATCAACGTCACGCCGCTCGTCGACGTGATGCTGGTGCTGCTGATCATCTTCATCATCACCGCGCCGATGTTGGTCCAGGGCCTGACGGTGAACCTCCCCAAGCAGGCAGCTCCCGCGCTCAACGCCAAGTCGGACGAGCCGCTGATCCTCACACTAACCAGGGATCAGGTCATCCTGCTCGGTGACGACCCCGTCCATCTCAAGCTGCTGCCCGATCGTCTAGGCGCGGTGCTCGCGGGCAAGCCCCGGCCGGTCTACCTCAAGGCCGACGAGAACCTGCCCTATGGCTTTGTTGTCAGCGTGCTCGCAGTGCTCGACCAGGTCGGCGTCGAGCAGGTCGGGATGGTCACGCAGCCCGAGGATCGATGA
- a CDS encoding energy transducer TonB — MDPVSKVLADRERTTPRMLPWVAVAATLHGLIVAAAFMFGRAAAARPAHLPSVSVRLIRPELPPGRTTGSSGPRPTAAAATPRPAPAATPVPRREPTAAPRSRTSDKAMAAPGASASPVPTAPPAPETSTGGDGSGLSPGGGGGGLSLGEDGGGGQAAGVPADFHFTYYIERMLALVESRWYKPAAAEGARARVRFRIQRDGRLDSIELEESSGNPSFDRAALRALYASNPLPPLPPAYVPSSLTVHLSFAE; from the coding sequence GTGGATCCGGTCTCGAAAGTCCTTGCCGATCGTGAGCGGACCACGCCGCGGATGCTGCCGTGGGTGGCGGTGGCTGCCACCCTGCACGGCCTCATCGTGGCCGCGGCCTTCATGTTCGGCCGCGCCGCCGCGGCGCGCCCCGCCCACCTGCCGTCGGTGTCGGTCAGGCTGATCCGTCCCGAGCTGCCGCCCGGCCGAACCACCGGCTCGAGCGGGCCGCGGCCGACGGCCGCCGCCGCCACGCCCCGGCCGGCGCCGGCAGCGACTCCGGTGCCACGGCGCGAGCCGACGGCGGCGCCCCGCAGCCGGACGAGCGACAAGGCGATGGCCGCCCCGGGAGCGTCGGCCTCCCCGGTCCCGACCGCGCCACCCGCGCCCGAGACGTCGACCGGCGGGGACGGCAGCGGACTGTCGCCGGGTGGTGGCGGCGGCGGCCTGTCGCTCGGCGAGGACGGCGGCGGCGGCCAGGCCGCCGGCGTGCCGGCGGACTTCCACTTCACGTACTACATCGAGCGCATGCTCGCGCTCGTCGAGTCCCGGTGGTACAAGCCGGCAGCCGCCGAGGGGGCGCGGGCGCGGGTCCGCTTTCGGATACAGCGCGACGGGCGTCTCGACTCGATCGAGCTCGAGGAGAGCTCCGGCAACCCGAGCTTCGACCGGGCGGCTCTCCGAGCGCTCTACGCGTCGAACCCGCTGCCGCCGCTGCCGCCGGCCTATGTCCCGTCGAGCCTCACCGTCCATCTCAGCTTCGCGGAGTAG
- a CDS encoding MFS transporter translates to MSEPVATPRPSPRYRWAVLVMISLAMFGNYYIYDSISPLADVLKAQLGFSDANIGLLNAIYSIPNVIMVLIGGLIIDRIGTRKSTFLFAMLCLVGSVVTVMSGHVATMAAGRLVFGLGAESLIVAVTTAIAKWFRGKELSFAFGVNLTIARLGSFAALNSPTWAKDLYVSWRWPLLISVTMGVVAVLAAIVYWGLESRAQSRYDLGEASETEKVRFTEVFNFSGSYWFVVALCITFYSAIFPFQTFAVKFFMEAHGTTREYGGFLSSLLTLFAMIFTPLFGYLVDRVGKRSLFMMIGSALLIPVFMMMAYTSVNLLVPMAMMGVAFSMIPAVMWPSVAYIVGQSKLGTAYGLMTMIQNIGLAGFNLLIGWANDHWLASAANPAGYIPGLWMFSVLGFLGMLFAILLRRQEAGPNAHGLETITVGSKG, encoded by the coding sequence ATGTCCGAGCCCGTCGCCACGCCGCGGCCGTCCCCGCGCTACCGCTGGGCGGTGCTGGTGATGATCAGCCTCGCCATGTTCGGCAACTACTACATCTACGACAGCATCAGCCCGCTCGCGGATGTCCTGAAGGCACAGCTCGGCTTCTCCGACGCCAACATCGGCCTGCTCAACGCCATCTACAGCATCCCCAACGTGATCATGGTGCTGATCGGGGGCCTGATCATCGACCGCATCGGCACCCGCAAATCGACCTTCCTGTTTGCGATGCTGTGCCTGGTCGGGTCCGTGGTCACCGTGATGAGCGGCCATGTGGCCACCATGGCGGCGGGCCGGCTGGTGTTCGGCCTCGGCGCCGAATCGCTGATCGTGGCCGTCACCACCGCGATCGCGAAGTGGTTCCGGGGCAAGGAGCTCAGCTTCGCCTTCGGGGTCAATCTCACGATCGCCCGCCTCGGCTCCTTTGCCGCCCTCAACTCTCCGACCTGGGCCAAGGACCTCTACGTGAGCTGGCGATGGCCGCTCCTGATCTCGGTCACCATGGGCGTGGTCGCGGTACTGGCAGCGATCGTCTACTGGGGCCTCGAGAGCCGGGCCCAATCCCGCTACGACCTCGGCGAGGCCAGCGAGACCGAGAAGGTGCGCTTCACCGAGGTGTTCAACTTCAGCGGCTCGTACTGGTTTGTCGTCGCCCTCTGCATCACCTTCTACTCCGCGATCTTTCCCTTCCAGACCTTCGCCGTGAAGTTCTTCATGGAAGCGCATGGCACGACCCGTGAGTACGGTGGCTTCCTGTCCAGCCTGCTGACCCTGTTCGCGATGATCTTCACTCCCCTCTTCGGATACCTGGTGGACCGGGTGGGCAAGCGCTCCCTCTTCATGATGATCGGGTCCGCCCTGTTGATCCCGGTGTTCATGATGATGGCCTACACCTCGGTCAACCTCCTGGTGCCCATGGCCATGATGGGGGTGGCGTTCTCGATGATCCCGGCGGTCATGTGGCCGTCGGTCGCTTACATCGTGGGCCAGTCCAAGCTCGGCACCGCCTACGGTCTCATGACCATGATCCAGAACATCGGTCTGGCCGGCTTCAACCTCTTGATTGGCTGGGCGAACGACCACTGGCTGGCGAGCGCGGCCAACCCGGCCGGCTACATCCCTGGCCTGTGGATGTTCTCGGTGCTCGGATTCCTGGGGATGCTGTTCGCGATCCTGTTGCGCCGCCAGGAGGCCGGGCCCAACGCGCACGGCCTGGAGACGATCACGGTCGGCTCGAAGGGGTGA
- a CDS encoding metallophosphoesterase, with protein MALTRRKFIERASIVAAGSLGASSVSFASTQVLPGLRHVTLDLPSLPPQWDGFTVLQIADVHAGAYMSVDRMLRIRDLANSLPADLVAFTGDQIDRRAVDVDLFVRGFEGIAAPIGVFGVLGNHDYRVPPRRAVWALEAAGITPLVNRAVVLDRRGDKLALIGVDDLLAPAGRGPDFSVLHRHTDAFRLLLCHQPQGWDAARAWGADLTLSGHTHGGQIAIPTRSINPARVYTRYVAGAYVEDGSTLYVSRGIGVGAVPLRVGAPPELDLITLRRPAAVSVVAA; from the coding sequence TTGGCGCTGACCCGTCGGAAGTTCATCGAGCGCGCATCCATTGTGGCGGCCGGGTCGCTCGGGGCCTCGAGCGTGAGCTTCGCATCCACCCAGGTCCTCCCGGGGCTTCGCCACGTCACCCTCGACCTGCCCTCGCTGCCGCCGCAGTGGGACGGGTTCACGGTCCTGCAGATCGCCGACGTCCACGCCGGCGCCTACATGTCGGTCGACCGGATGCTCCGGATCCGCGACCTCGCCAACTCGCTGCCGGCGGATCTCGTCGCCTTCACCGGCGACCAGATCGACCGCCGGGCGGTCGATGTCGACCTCTTCGTCCGCGGCTTCGAGGGCATCGCCGCGCCGATCGGCGTGTTCGGCGTGCTCGGCAACCACGACTATCGCGTCCCCCCGCGACGGGCCGTGTGGGCCCTCGAGGCGGCCGGCATCACGCCGCTCGTCAATCGGGCGGTGGTGCTCGACCGGAGAGGGGACAAGCTCGCCCTGATCGGCGTCGACGATCTGCTCGCCCCCGCCGGTAGGGGGCCCGACTTCTCGGTCCTGCATCGCCACACCGACGCCTTCAGGCTGCTGTTGTGCCACCAGCCCCAGGGCTGGGATGCGGCACGGGCCTGGGGAGCCGACCTCACGCTCTCCGGCCACACCCACGGCGGGCAGATCGCCATCCCGACCCGCAGCATCAACCCCGCCCGGGTCTACACCCGCTACGTCGCGGGCGCCTACGTGGAGGACGGCAGCACCCTGTACGTCTCGCGTGGCATCGGCGTCGGCGCGGTCCCGCTGCGGGTCGGCGCGCCGCCCGAGCTGGACCTCATCACGCTGCGCCGGCCGGCCGCAGTGTCCGTGGTCGCGGCCTGA
- a CDS encoding glycosyltransferase 87 family protein, which yields MDITTEILIKGGLTLLALAAVAWRHLRPGALAPDRAGRLLALVAVVAVLAWPNFGRLHGRAGIHHWEQFHYFLGSKYFPELRYDGLYVATLAAERELALGRPPQSHVRDLRTNEVVPTRGLDDHARAVKARFEPQRWRAFVEDTRYFLTSNSYDYIERIRKDHGYNPTPTWTFTARLFSRWLAAGDDTLAALAWIDPLLLAAMFLAIFRTFGSRIGCLALIVFGLGYPWRFDWVGGAFLRHDWLAAIGVGVCLLRRERFRLAGALFAYAAMVRVFPAGFLLGPAVVALRERLAHRPPGWMGKVLAGFALGVVVCLIAGGMVGVGVDAWPQFIDNLEKHHGTWLTNNVGLENVLLYDAATMRRADVRWELAEPWLLWQGKMNRLEAQRRPLLLAAAAAMLLIVAAAAWRWPRDCAAVLGVAVAFAAVLLTCYYWVMLLLIPIGRGRWLPTAGWLAINLALWGLHLATPAFELIYGLMSWALLAFFLAWLGPDALRTARELVGRGSGPGARG from the coding sequence GTGGACATCACCACCGAGATCCTGATCAAGGGCGGCCTGACCCTGCTCGCCCTGGCCGCGGTGGCCTGGCGGCACCTCAGGCCCGGGGCCCTCGCCCCGGATCGCGCCGGCCGCCTGCTGGCGCTGGTGGCGGTGGTCGCGGTGCTCGCCTGGCCGAACTTCGGCCGCCTCCACGGCCGCGCCGGGATCCACCACTGGGAGCAGTTCCACTACTTCCTCGGCTCGAAGTACTTCCCCGAGCTGCGCTACGACGGGCTCTACGTCGCGACCCTGGCCGCCGAGCGCGAGCTCGCTCTGGGCCGCCCGCCCCAGTCTCACGTCCGCGACCTCCGCACCAACGAGGTGGTCCCCACTCGCGGACTGGACGACCATGCCCGCGCGGTCAAGGCCCGCTTCGAACCTCAGCGCTGGCGCGCCTTCGTCGAGGACACCCGCTACTTTCTGACCAGCAACAGCTACGACTACATCGAGAGGATCCGCAAGGACCACGGCTACAACCCGACCCCGACCTGGACCTTCACCGCACGTCTCTTCTCGCGCTGGCTCGCCGCCGGCGACGACACCCTGGCCGCCCTCGCCTGGATCGACCCGCTGCTGCTCGCGGCCATGTTCCTCGCGATCTTCCGGACCTTCGGCAGCCGCATCGGCTGCCTCGCGCTCATCGTGTTCGGGCTCGGCTACCCGTGGCGCTTCGACTGGGTCGGCGGTGCGTTCCTGCGCCATGACTGGCTGGCCGCGATCGGCGTCGGGGTCTGCCTGCTGCGGCGGGAGCGGTTCCGGCTCGCGGGGGCGCTGTTCGCCTACGCGGCGATGGTGCGGGTGTTCCCGGCAGGCTTCCTCCTCGGCCCCGCGGTGGTGGCGCTGCGTGAGCGTCTGGCTCACCGTCCGCCGGGATGGATGGGGAAAGTCCTCGCAGGCTTCGCGCTCGGTGTCGTGGTGTGCCTGATCGCCGGCGGAATGGTCGGCGTCGGGGTGGATGCGTGGCCCCAGTTCATCGACAACCTCGAGAAGCACCACGGCACGTGGCTGACCAACAACGTCGGTCTCGAGAACGTGCTGCTGTACGACGCTGCGACGATGCGCCGCGCCGACGTGCGCTGGGAGCTGGCCGAGCCGTGGCTGCTGTGGCAGGGCAAGATGAACCGGCTCGAGGCGCAGCGGCGGCCGCTCCTGCTTGCCGCGGCCGCCGCCATGCTGCTCATCGTCGCGGCCGCGGCGTGGCGGTGGCCGCGTGACTGCGCCGCCGTGCTCGGGGTGGCGGTCGCGTTCGCGGCCGTGCTCCTCACCTGCTACTACTGGGTGATGCTGCTGCTGATCCCGATCGGCCGCGGTCGCTGGCTGCCGACCGCCGGCTGGCTGGCGATCAACCTCGCCCTGTGGGGCCTCCACCTCGCGACCCCGGCCTTCGAGCTGATCTACGGCCTGATGTCGTGGGCGCTGCTCGCCTTCTTCCTGGCCTGGCTCGGCCCCGACGCGCTGCGCACCGCTCGTGAGCTCGTTGGGAGGGGCTCAGGGCCAGGGGCTAGGGGCTAG
- a CDS encoding zinc ribbon domain-containing protein gives MPVYEFLCPRCNRIFSFHSFRVETARVPRCPKCDAEDLRRVPSRFGVAAASKAAPPGEGGEGPDHDDPRMEREMMRFAAELEGMDEGDPRQMAAAVRRMTELAGEPVTPAMEEMIRRLEAGEDPERLEEELGDALEEEMGEAGGTSGAAPTRDDGLYPM, from the coding sequence ATGCCGGTGTACGAGTTCCTGTGCCCGCGCTGCAACCGGATCTTCAGCTTCCACTCCTTCCGGGTCGAGACGGCCCGGGTCCCGCGGTGCCCCAAGTGCGATGCGGAGGACCTGCGCCGGGTACCGTCGCGGTTCGGGGTCGCCGCCGCGTCGAAGGCCGCGCCCCCAGGAGAGGGCGGCGAGGGACCGGATCACGACGACCCGCGCATGGAGCGCGAGATGATGCGGTTCGCGGCCGAGCTCGAGGGGATGGACGAGGGGGATCCGCGCCAGATGGCCGCCGCGGTCCGCCGGATGACCGAGCTGGCGGGCGAGCCGGTCACGCCGGCGATGGAGGAGATGATCCGCCGTCTCGAGGCCGGCGAGGATCCCGAGCGGCTCGAGGAGGAGCTTGGCGACGCCCTCGAGGAGGAGATGGGCGAGGCGGGCGGGACCAGCGGCGCCGCGCCCACCCGGGACGACGGGCTGTATCCAATGTGA
- the hflX gene encoding GTPase HflX, whose amino-acid sequence MSSGYETEPTHRAAERTALVALVSGDAPRRVVEEHLEELGRLVDTAGGVVAVREIQERPAPDPATVVGAGFLERLAERCRDERIEVVVFDEDLTASQVRNIERALPAAVKILDRAAVILDIFAQRARSREAQTQVELAQLSYLLPRLTRRWRHLSRQAGGIGTRGVGETQLEIDRRLISRRIAQLRDKLQAIERDRRHRRQGRSELPAIALVGYTNAGKSSLFRALTRSEVLVEDRLFATLDPRARRVALGDGVIAILTDTVGFIRKLPHHLVAPFRSTLEEATEADLVLHVVDVAHPSWEEQLEVGDEVLEGLGVERERTLVVLNKIDLLPAHRPAWLPAGRESVAVSATAGQGLDELRRVARRTLLAAPGVTFLSIPLDQADAVQRAVRLPHRLAQRFGGSTLELAMRVDGRQLSEADLDPFRVAGWTSTEPGGGA is encoded by the coding sequence ATGAGCAGCGGGTACGAAACCGAGCCGACGCATCGGGCCGCGGAGCGCACCGCGCTGGTGGCGCTGGTCAGCGGCGACGCGCCCCGGCGGGTGGTCGAGGAGCACCTCGAGGAGCTGGGGCGACTGGTCGATACCGCCGGCGGAGTGGTCGCAGTGCGCGAGATCCAGGAGCGGCCGGCCCCGGACCCCGCAACCGTGGTCGGCGCCGGCTTCCTCGAGCGCCTGGCCGAGCGCTGCCGTGACGAGCGGATCGAGGTCGTCGTCTTCGACGAGGACCTGACAGCCTCCCAGGTCCGGAACATCGAGCGCGCGCTGCCGGCCGCCGTCAAGATCCTGGATCGCGCGGCGGTGATTCTCGACATCTTCGCCCAGCGGGCGCGCAGCCGCGAGGCCCAGACGCAGGTCGAGCTCGCCCAGCTCTCCTACCTGCTGCCCCGCCTGACCCGGCGCTGGCGCCACCTGTCGCGGCAGGCGGGCGGCATCGGCACGCGGGGCGTCGGCGAGACCCAGCTCGAGATCGATCGCCGCCTGATCTCGCGCCGGATCGCCCAGCTCCGGGACAAGCTCCAGGCCATCGAGCGCGATCGGCGCCACCGGCGCCAGGGCCGGAGCGAGCTGCCGGCGATCGCCCTGGTCGGCTACACCAACGCCGGCAAGTCCTCGCTGTTTCGGGCGCTGACCCGCAGCGAGGTGCTGGTCGAGGACCGGCTGTTCGCAACCCTCGATCCCAGGGCGCGCCGGGTGGCGCTGGGTGACGGCGTGATCGCGATCCTCACCGACACCGTGGGCTTCATCCGCAAGCTGCCGCACCACCTGGTCGCGCCGTTCCGCTCGACGCTCGAGGAGGCCACCGAGGCCGATCTCGTGCTCCACGTGGTCGACGTCGCGCACCCGAGCTGGGAGGAGCAGCTGGAGGTCGGCGACGAGGTGCTCGAGGGGCTCGGCGTGGAGCGCGAGCGCACCCTGGTCGTGCTCAACAAGATCGACCTGCTGCCCGCCCACCGGCCGGCCTGGCTGCCGGCCGGCCGCGAGTCGGTCGCGGTCTCGGCGACTGCCGGGCAGGGCCTCGACGAGCTCCGCCGTGTCGCTCGCCGGACGCTGTTGGCCGCTCCTGGGGTCACCTTCCTCAGCATACCGCTAGATCAGGCGGATGCGGTGCAGCGCGCGGTGCGGCTGCCGCATCGGCTCGCCCAGCGCTTCGGCGGCAGCACGCTCGAGCTGGCGATGCGCGTCGACGGCAGACAGCTGAGCGAGGCTGACCTCGACCCGTTCCGGGTGGCCGGGTGGACGTCGACCGAGCCTGGCGGAGGCGCCTGA
- a CDS encoding aminotransferase class III-fold pyridoxal phosphate-dependent enzyme yields the protein MARLSEELLKRAQALPGLRAGFERSVVASKAQGARVYDADNVGYIDYQGGGGSAIVGYANQFVLDAVRKVLGNGVPDGFHVPQEVDLAEALGKALPWVGNWWLCRTEDEAIYQLLQWARETTGKPGILMLDGGARVRIAPAAADSGSFPIREVAGWHVDRIERELAAAGGRLAALVVDPLMSRAGVIPVPDGALASLAAACREHGVMLLFDERVSGFRVHRGGAQALSGVTPDAAVYGGALGGGFPIGVVGFRQGIDEPVHKGDGRMPTPHPVSLAAAEAVLSILRNETFYERIEERAIQLAAGIEGLSSRFSRPMTVNRAGSVFALYMTAKAVADCRGARRADATTYWRLAEGLRGEGVLLPRQPGGAAFLSSAHGAKDVDETLAACERVLLRLHQEDLP from the coding sequence ATGGCAAGGCTGAGCGAAGAGCTCCTCAAGCGAGCGCAGGCCCTGCCCGGCCTGCGCGCCGGGTTCGAGCGCTCGGTGGTGGCGTCGAAGGCGCAGGGCGCGCGCGTCTACGACGCCGACAACGTCGGCTACATCGACTATCAGGGCGGCGGCGGCTCGGCGATCGTCGGGTACGCCAACCAGTTCGTGCTCGACGCGGTTCGCAAGGTGCTCGGCAACGGCGTTCCCGACGGCTTCCACGTGCCCCAGGAAGTGGACCTGGCCGAGGCGCTCGGCAAGGCCCTGCCGTGGGTCGGCAACTGGTGGCTGTGCCGCACCGAGGACGAGGCGATCTACCAGCTGCTGCAGTGGGCTCGCGAGACCACCGGCAAGCCCGGGATCCTGATGCTCGACGGCGGCGCCCGGGTCAGGATCGCCCCGGCCGCGGCGGACTCGGGGAGCTTCCCGATCCGCGAGGTGGCCGGGTGGCACGTCGACCGCATCGAGCGCGAGCTCGCGGCCGCGGGCGGCCGGCTGGCCGCGCTGGTCGTCGACCCCTTGATGAGCCGGGCCGGGGTGATCCCCGTCCCGGACGGGGCTCTCGCCAGCCTCGCGGCGGCCTGTCGTGAGCACGGGGTGATGCTGCTGTTCGACGAACGCGTCTCGGGCTTCCGGGTCCACCGCGGCGGGGCCCAGGCGCTGAGCGGCGTGACGCCGGACGCGGCGGTGTACGGCGGCGCGCTCGGGGGCGGGTTTCCGATCGGCGTGGTGGGCTTCCGCCAGGGCATCGACGAGCCCGTCCACAAGGGCGACGGCCGCATGCCGACCCCCCACCCGGTGTCGCTCGCCGCTGCCGAGGCCGTCCTGTCGATCCTCAGGAACGAGACCTTCTACGAGCGCATCGAGGAGCGGGCGATCCAGCTCGCCGCCGGCATCGAAGGACTGTCGAGCAGGTTCTCTCGACCGATGACCGTCAACCGGGCGGGGTCGGTGTTCGCGCTCTACATGACGGCCAAGGCGGTGGCCGACTGCCGGGGAGCCCGTCGCGCCGACGCCACGACCTACTGGCGGCTCGCGGAGGGCCTGCGCGGCGAGGGCGTCCTGCTACCCCGCCAGCCGGGGGGCGCGGCGTTCCTGTCCAGCGCGCACGGCGCCAAGGACGTCGACGAGACGCTGGCGGCGTGCGAGCGGGTCCTGCTGCGGCTCCACCAGGAAGATCTCCCCTGA
- the tilS gene encoding tRNA lysidine(34) synthetase TilS: protein MEAEDFVSHFQRAFPSLVGARVLVALSGGADSVALFHLLADPALALRLEAAHVHHRARRAEADRDAEFCRSLCERRAVPFHLLTLAAEPAPREGREAAWRRLRYRALLDLAAQRSLAAVATAHHRDDVAESVIMQLLRGGGPRALAGISSATDAGVIRPLLRWRRTEIVEWLRASGIGWIEDSSNADLDHLRNRVRHVVLPELRRASPRIDDHLVHLAGALAEDEAFFAASLERVALWISPWAPDGGVPVDAVRALSRPLRSRWLHAQAARTGIGRVTRRQIELLHALVEGSAPRSVTLADRWRIRLARGRLWLEPPGAREPYDHPLEDGVVTALSIPGWRVRLAGDRAPSPDARWHWRARSSFRLTVRTPRPGDSVELAGATVPVSRLIARSAPRHLRPAWPLLCENARIAWIPGVWQGASSGTLLVEVLTDG from the coding sequence ATGGAAGCAGAGGACTTCGTCAGCCACTTTCAGCGGGCCTTCCCAAGTCTGGTGGGGGCTCGAGTTCTAGTGGCGCTGTCGGGGGGCGCGGATTCGGTTGCCCTGTTCCATCTCCTGGCCGACCCCGCGCTCGCGCTCCGGCTCGAGGCCGCCCACGTCCACCACCGGGCGCGCCGCGCCGAGGCCGATCGCGACGCGGAGTTCTGCCGCTCCCTCTGCGAGCGCCGCGCGGTCCCCTTTCACCTGCTGACGCTCGCCGCCGAGCCGGCGCCCCGCGAGGGCCGCGAGGCCGCCTGGCGCCGCCTCCGCTACCGCGCGCTGCTCGACCTCGCGGCGCAGCGGTCGCTGGCCGCGGTCGCCACCGCCCACCACAGAGACGATGTCGCGGAGAGCGTCATCATGCAGCTGCTGCGCGGCGGTGGGCCGCGCGCCCTGGCCGGGATCTCGTCTGCCACCGACGCCGGCGTGATCCGGCCCCTGCTGCGGTGGCGCCGGACAGAGATCGTCGAGTGGCTGCGCGCCAGCGGCATCGGCTGGATCGAGGACAGCTCCAACGCCGACCTCGATCACCTCCGCAACCGGGTGCGCCACGTCGTCCTCCCGGAGCTGCGCCGCGCCTCCCCGCGCATCGACGACCACCTTGTCCACCTTGCCGGCGCCCTGGCCGAGGACGAGGCCTTCTTCGCGGCATCACTCGAGCGGGTGGCGCTCTGGATCTCACCCTGGGCGCCCGACGGCGGCGTGCCGGTGGACGCCGTGCGCGCTCTCTCCCGCCCCCTGCGATCGCGCTGGCTCCACGCTCAGGCCGCCCGGACCGGCATCGGGCGAGTGACGCGACGGCAGATCGAGCTGCTGCACGCCCTGGTCGAGGGCTCGGCCCCGCGCTCGGTGACCCTGGCCGACCGCTGGCGGATCCGCCTCGCGCGCGGACGCCTGTGGCTCGAGCCGCCCGGCGCCCGCGAGCCGTACGATCACCCGCTCGAGGATGGGGTGGTCACCGCGCTGTCGATCCCGGGCTGGCGGGTGCGGTTGGCGGGCGATCGAGCGCCCTCTCCCGACGCGCGCTGGCACTGGCGCGCGCGGTCCTCCTTCCGGCTGACCGTCCGAACGCCACGTCCGGGCGACTCGGTCGAGCTCGCCGGCGCGACCGTCCCTGTCAGTCGGCTGATCGCCCGCTCGGCCCCCAGGCACCTCCGGCCCGCCTGGCCGTTACTCTGTGAAAATGCTAGAATTGCGTGGATTCCTGGCGTCTGGCAGGGAGCCTCCTCCGGGACCCTGCTGGTGGAGGTGTTGACGGATGGGTGA
- a CDS encoding phosphoribosyltransferase family protein: MGEPRVVHSAGEIRERLAEVAARISQDYQGKQLILVGILKGAAFLLADLARMITGPVDFEFVDVEVSSGDRGEIVHLTYATHIEVSGRHVLVLKDVCHSGVTENYLITHLSQQHPASIEVVALVDRPHLRSVNLAARYAVFRDDADGYLVGYGLGLEWGKHTNRPDLCVTERA; the protein is encoded by the coding sequence ATGGGTGAGCCCCGGGTCGTCCACTCGGCCGGCGAGATCCGGGAGCGTCTGGCCGAGGTCGCCGCCCGGATCTCCCAGGACTACCAGGGCAAGCAGCTCATCCTGGTCGGGATCCTCAAAGGCGCGGCGTTCCTGCTGGCAGACCTCGCGAGGATGATCACCGGGCCGGTCGACTTCGAGTTCGTCGACGTCGAGGTGTCGTCGGGCGATCGCGGGGAGATCGTTCACCTGACCTACGCCACCCACATCGAGGTCTCGGGCCGGCACGTGCTGGTCCTCAAGGACGTCTGCCACAGCGGGGTGACCGAGAACTACCTGATTACCCACCTGAGCCAGCAGCACCCGGCGTCGATCGAGGTCGTGGCCCTCGTCGACCGACCCCACCTGAGGAGCGTCAACCTCGCCGCCAGGTACGCCGTGTTCCGCGACGACGCGGACGGCTACCTGGTCGGCTACGGGCTGGGCCTCGAGTGGGGCAAGCACACCAATCGACCCGACCTGTGCGTGACCGAACGAGCATAG